In the genome of Candidatus Poribacteria bacterium, the window AAATCCAAGATCACGACGGCGTGGTTTTCGACATCTACTCCCTCAGGCGCCCCGAACCTTTTGACAAGCGCCTGAACCTCTGTTGGCTCACCCATGAAATATCTCGCCAAGGCGATAAGGTGCACGCCATCGTCCATCAAGCATCCTCCTCCCGCCATCGCTCTTCTTCTTCGCCACGAACTTGCAGGCGCCCCTTTCCATCCCTGAAACAGACGCAACCTCCTCAGCTCTCCCAGTTTCCCCTCATTCAGGGCCCTTTCGATCTCCAGAATGACGGGGTCGAAGAGATAGTTCTCGGCGACCATCAGGATAACCCCCGCCCTTTTCGCCGCCTCGATACAGGCGTCACAATCCTCAAGGGTGAACTCGAGCGGTTTCTCGCAAAGAATATGTTTTGAGGCGCTCGCGGCAGCTTCGATTATCTCCCGGTGTTTCGGCGTGCATATATCCACCGCTTCGATCCCATCATCCTCCAGGACGTCCTCCAGACGGGTTGTCCATCTCGCCCCAAGGGACTCAGCACCCCTTCTGGCCGCTTCCTCGTCGCGATCGCAGACCCAGACCACCTGTGTCACATCTGAAAGCTCCTTATAGGCGGGCATATGAGCGCCCTTGAAGATCCCTCCGGCTCCGATCACACCTATCCTGACCTTCTCCATTACTCATCCCCTCCTTCTTCGAAACGAGTTTATTCCGGGGGATAAAACAGTTCGAACACCATCTCCCTCCCGGATTGGGCGGAGGCTGGAACCATCGGCGTGCACTCCCGCTCCGCCAATCTGATCGGGATGGCGTCGTAAGCCCTGTTTCCATCCATATCCTCGGCTCTAACGATCAAGATATGTTCCCCCAACGCCCTCTCTTCAAGAGGATCGATCGATCCCTCCCATTCGCTCCACAGTCCTTCGAACGTGATCCTCATCGGTCTCCACCTGCTCCTTTCGATGCTCCATTCCACCTTCGTTATCTTTCCCCCGCGGGCGTAAGCCGTCACGCGAAGCATTGTTTTGGCGAAGACCTCGATCGGCCTCACCTGAGGTCGCGGGCCGCCTGTATGTGCTTCGCCTACGTGTACAAGGCTCACCTGAACCTTCGGAGCCGGCGTTTCCCAGAAGGAACCGTCGCGCCAGAAGGAGCGAAGCGTTCTCTTCCCATCGAAATGGAACAGCCTGTAGCCGGGTCTGGTGGGGAAACAGCGATGTGGCGGTATTCCGGTCCATTGCCACCCGCACAAGGCGCCGGTGTTGATCACCCTCACTCCTTTAGCGTTCCACTCCCCGTTCCTATGCCAGTGCCCTGTTATCATCGCCAACACGTTATATCGCGAGAGGAGTTCCAGAAGCTCGTCAGCGTTCGAGCCGCGCCACTGATCGTGGTAATCTCCGCCGACGGGAAGAGGAGGACAGTGTTGAGCGACGATGACCGGTTTCCCCTCAGCCCCCTCCAGTTCCTCCTCAAACCACTCTCTTTGTTCCTCCCTCAGCTCTGCCTTCCATCCGCCCTCGGGCTGGCGTTGGATGTCGTTCCAGATCAGAAATCTGAGGCCCTTCACCTCGGTGCTCTGACGGAGTGGGCCTATGATCTCCGTCCAGGCACTCTCATCGGGCTCGCCCCAGAGATCATGGTTCGTCGGCAGAGCTAAAATGGGTATCGAGCTATCCTTCACCAACTCGGCGAACTCACGGAGCTCGGAGGCTTTACCTGCACAAACCAGATCTCCTGTGGCCAGGATCAACTCCGGTTTAGGTGAGAGCATCTCCAGCTCCTCAAGGGCCCAACGAAGGTTCCAAGCGGCCTCCTTCGGATTGAGCCCCTCGCCGACATGGATGTCAGTCAGTTGAGCGAAGTAGAATTCTCCTTTAGTCACGGCATCCCTCACTGGAGATATCCTTAAGTGACAGCTATTTTAAATCCCGGATGATCTCCGTGTCAACCTACCATCGCCGATCTCAGACGGAAGATCAGACGAGGAGAGATTGGAAATAAAAACACCTCCCTGCTGTGCTATAAGGATAAGAGCCAGTGCTCCCCTCATCAAAAGGAAGGGGAAGAGGGAAATATCAGCTGATAAACCAACTTGTTTACTCCCCCGATCCACCTATCCTCTTCCTCCAATTTGACCTCTCCTTTGACGAAGAGAAAAGCGTCGTCATATGTATGCATACCGACGATCTTTCCCCTTCCGATCAGCCCCTCGGCCGATACCTTTCCCTTTAGATCATAACCCGTTTTCGGAACCGCTATCAGATCCGCAGCTTCCTCCAGATATGGTCCGTCGTAAATCTCCTCTCGCCTGTAGACCCTCTCCACGATCGGCGTTCCGTCCTCCGGATCTCTGAACTCCTCGATCAGCCTCTTTGCGATCTCATCGCGCAACGGCTCGTAATCTTCCCTCTCGACGCTTCCCATCTCCTCCCTGCCCTTCAGGTTTATGAATATCCGCCCGGGAATGAGGCTATATGCCTTGCTTTCGGGGGCGATGTTCTCGAGCGATTTCGACCCCTCGGATTTGAAGCTCAGATAACCCTCCCTTTCCAGCCAGAGGTTCAGGTAGACCTCCTTTTTAAGCGTGCAAAAGCCGTGATCGGAAAGCACCATCATCTCATAGTTTTCCCTTTCGCCGAACTTGTCCCATATCTCACCCAGGTAATCGTCTATCTTCCGGTAGAGATCCATGAACTTCGGCGCGAAGCTCGGATCTCCCCTCTCATAATCCTCCCAGAAGAAGTGGTTTATCCGATCGGTCTCCATCACGTGGAGCTGGAAGAAATCCCATTTCTCCCTCTCCATCAAGTATTTCGCCACCTTAATCCGCTTCTCAAATGTTTTGTGTATCTCCTCCATGAACCCCTTCCTATCGGTATGCCCCTTGCTGGCATCGACGTCTATCACATAGTTCATCCGAACAAGGGTGCGGTTGATCTGAGGCGGATAGCCGATCCTGTTCACATCTGTCCCTAGAAACCCGCCGATCAGAATTCCGTTCACCGGTTTCGGAGGATATGTGACAGGGACGTTCATGACGACCACCCTTTTGCCCTGTCGGCTGAGCCTTTCCCAGATGGTCTCGGCCCTCAGGTTGCGGGCGTTGGGGATGAAAAGGGAAAACGGATTCGGCCGGCGGTCGATAAACCCGAAGATCCCATGTCCGGCCGGGTTCTTGCCCGTCATGTAAGAGGACCAAGCGCAGGAGGAAACGGTCGGAATCACCGAGTTTATCCTGAAGAAGCTTCCCGAGCTCAACATCCTCGCCATGTTCGGAAGCTCCCCACTTTGAGCGTGCCTCCTTATGAAGGAGTGCGGCACGCCGTCAAGACCTATCACTATCACGCGCCTGTCGCTTGATCTTCTCCTTCCGAAAAGCCTGCCTAGCATCTCTGCCTCCTGAAAGTCTGAGGTCAAGGATCTCTGAGGGGATAATCCCCTTCCTCAGTCCTTGACATATCCTTGTAGTATTGTTATAATACAATTATAACCTAATTGGGATACAATTGCAAGCTGGAGGAGATGATGTCATCGGGCAGCAGCCGTTGGAAAGGTTTCACGGTTTGGTTCACCGGCATGAGTGGATCGGGTAAGACCACGCTCTCGATGGCGCTTGAAAGGGCGCTAAGGGAACGTGGGATCCCATTCGTTCAGAGGCTGGATGGGGATGTAGTCAGGCGGGATCTCACCAGGGATTTGGGGTTCTCGAAGGAGGACAGGAACGAGAACATCAGGAGGGTGAGCTTCGTCGCCTCGCTCCTGAGCAGGAACGGCGTGGCAACCCTCTGTGCCTTCATCTCGCCCTACCGGCAGGCCCGTCAGGAGGCCCGCGCAAGGCACAAGGACGGAAGGTTCATTGAGGTCTATCTCAAATGCCCGCTCGACATCCTGATACAGCGAGATCCGAAGGGCCTCTATAAGAGGGCCCTGGCCGGGGAGATCAAGAACTTCACGGGCATAGACGATCCCTACGAGGAGCCTGAAAATCCCGAGATAACACTTGAGACAGATAGGATGTCCGTGGAGGAGTGTGTCCAGGTGATAATGAGATATCTCGATGAAAGGGGATTACTACCAGGGGGCATGTGATATGATAGAACCTCACGGCGGAAAGCTGGTAAACAGGATGCTCTCCGATCAGGAGAGGGAGGAATGGCTCGCCCGGGCCGACCGGCTTCCCAAGATCTCCGTCTCATATTTCGATCTCCAGGAGATCGAAAACATCGCTACCGGACTTTTCAGCCCGCTTACGGGATTCATGTGCAGGGAGGATTATGAGAGCGTCTTAGACGAGATGCGCCTTTCGGACGGAACGGTCTGGTCGATTCCCATCCTGTTGCCCATCGAAAAGGATGCGATACCCCGTGTCGGGCGAAGCGAGTATGCGTTGATAACCGATGAAGAGGGAGCGGAGTATGCCGTAATACATGTCCAGGATATATTTGAGAGGGACAAGAGACGCGAGGCCTATGCAGTCTATAAGACTACGGATGACGCTCATCCGGGGGTGGCGAGGGTCTATAGACAACCTGAGATGGCGATCGGAGGGGAGATCTGGCTTTTGAGGCGGATCGAGCACGCAAGGTTCAATCGATATCGCCTCGATCCGATCGATACGCGCAGGATATTCAAATCGAAAGGATGGAGGACAGTTGTCGCCTTCCAGACCAGAAATCCGATCCATCGGGCGCACGAGTATCTGCAGAAGGTCGCCCTTGAGATCGTCGATGGGTTGTTCCTCAACCCGCTTGTCGGCGAAACTAAATCGGACGACATACCCGCTGAGGTGAGGATGAGATGCTATGAGACGGTGCTTGAGCTTTATTATCCGAAGGACAGATATGTGATGGCGGTCTTCCCCGTCAACATGAGATACGCCGGGCCGCGGGAGGCGATCTTCCACGCTATCTGTCGTAAGAATTACGGCTGCACACATATCATCATCGGGAGAGATCATGCCGGAGTGGGAAACTACTACTCCCCCTACGAGGCTCAGGAGATATTCGATCAGTTCGATCCGAATGAAATAGGTATCGTGCCGCTTAAATTCGAGCACGCCTTCTATTGCAGGAGATGCGGTGGGATGGCCACCGGCAAGACCTGTCCGCATCCCTCGACGGATCATATCTTCTTAAGCGGCACAAAGGTAAGGGAGATGCTCCGCAGAGGGATCTATCCGCCGCCTGAGTTCACAAGACCCGAGGTCGCCGAGATCCTGATGAAGGCGATGAAGGAAAGCGAGGGATGAAAAATGGGAAAGCTGGTTGTAATCGGGCTGGATTGTGCCGATCCGAAGCTCATCTTTCAGGAGATGATAGATGATCTTCCCAACATCAGATCGCTGATAAGGGAATCAACTTACGGCAGGATGAAATCCATTATCCCGCCCATAACCGTTCCGGCGTGGATGTGTATGATGACTGGTAAGGACCCGGGCGAGCTAGGGATATACGGGTTCAGGAATCGCAAGGACTACTCCTATGATTCACTCTCCTTTGCCAACTCCAGAATGGTGAAATATCCGAAGGTCTGGGACAGGCTCGGAATGAAGGGGCTCACCTCCATATTGTTGGGGATCCCTCTCACCTATCCTCCTAAGCCGATAAGAGGATGTTTGATCTCCGGCTTTCTAGCGCCCGATACCGAATCGGATTACACATATCCGAAAGGGCTGAAGGAAGAGATCAGATCGTGGGTGGGAGGGTATATGCTCGACGTGCCGGATTTCCGGACGGATGATAAGGACAGGGTCATAAGGGATATCTATAGCATGACCGATAAACGGTTCGAGGTCGCCAAACGCCTGATCACAGGGAGGAAGTGGGATTTCTTCATGATGGTTGAGATGGGGTTGGACAGGATCTATCACGGGTTCTGGGCTTATCACGACTCCGGCCATCCGAAACATGATCCGAATAGCCCTTACAGAGATGTTATCAGGGAATACACGGCATATCTCGATAGGAAGATAGGTGAGATACTCAATCTGATTCCAGATGAAACGAGGGTGATTATCATCTCAGATCACGGCGTGCAGAGAATGAGCGGTGGAATCAGCATAAACGAGTGGTTCATCCGTAACGGGTATCTGACGCTGAAGGAATATCCGAAGGAGCCGATCAGAATGGGCGATCTCATACGAAAGGGAATGGTGGACTGGTCCAAAACGATCGCCTGGGGGGAAGGGGGATATTACGGTAGGGTCTTCCTAAACGTCAAGGGGAGAGAGCCGGAGGGGATCGTGCCCCAGGAGGAGTATGAGAAAGTTAGGGATGAGATAAAATCGGCCATCGAGGGGATAACCGATGAGTTCGGCACCCCGTTAGGAACCGTCGTCTATAAGCCTCAGGAGATCTACAGGACCGTCAGGAATATCCCTCCCGACCTGATAGTTTACTTCGGAGGACTCAAATGGCGTTCCCTCGGAACGGTCGGCTCCGGCAAGATCCATCATCATGAGAACGACACGGGACCTGACGACGCCAATCACGCCCAATATGGGATGTGGTTGATGACGGGAGGAAAAGGGAAGGAAAGGGAGATAGATATATTAGAGGTGCATGATCTGATAATGTCCGTTGTTAATTAACAGGTTAAGGTTTAGGTTGAGGTTAAGATGGTCGAGAGTCGAGAGGCAAAAAAGACTCTGGACTCTAGACTCTTGTCCCTCGACTTTAACCTCTGATCGCGAAGGGGATAGAACGTTGATTGGCAGCATACTACACTCAAGGTGAAATATGAGCGAATGACCTTATTCCGATGGAGGTAGGGATGTCAGACAAGAGAAAGGTGGAGATATCGGCCGAGCTTTATGAGGCCATAGAAAAGAGATTGGAGGAGTATGGATTTTCCACCGTCGATGAGTACATCGAGTTCGTCCTACAGGAGCTCTTATATGAGGATGAATCCGATGCACCCGTATTTGATGAGGATGAGGAGGAGAAGATCAGGAAGAGGCTGCGCGATCTGGGATATATCGACGGGTAATTCCCCCCTTAAAACCACAACGCTCAAATTCCCTTTGAGTACAGCGGTTATCCATGAGAAGGAACGAGGAGAAAGGAACCAGGAACGAGGATTTTTCTCTCCTCGTTCCTTTTCTCCCAGAGAAATAAGCATTTCTGACCTCTCAGATCTCTGCTACACTTAACAATAATATGAGCGAACCACAAACCCATCTGGCCCTCACCTGTGAACATCTGTATCTACTGGTAGGGTAGGGGCGTCATACTTTAAAAATCGGGGCGGAAAGGGTATCATAAATATCCCAGGCTAAATCCAACGGGGAGGTTTTCCATGAAGATACTCACGCTTAACTGTGGAAGCTCTTCGGTCAAATATATGCTCTATGACTGGCAGAAGAGATGGATCCTGGCGAAGGGGATCGTGGAGAGGGTCACGGTGGGAGGTTCGTTCTGCGTCCATGAGAAATACGGCGAGGACAGGATCACCGTGGAACATGAGTGTCCCGATCACAGCATCGCCATAGAGCTGATCCTGAAACTGCTTCTGGGGGGGTATCGCGGATATGAGAGATACGGCGTTATAGGAAGGGCGGAGGAGATAGATGCGGTGGGACATAGGGTGGTTCACGGCGGCGAGAGGTTTGCAAAATCGGTGATCATCGATGAGAAGGTCCTCGAGACGTTCAGGGAGCTATTTGATCTGGCCCCACTCCATAACCCACCCAATGTCCTGGGGATAGAGGCGGCGATGAAGATACTGCCCGACGTCCCACATATGGCCGTGATGGATACCGCCTGGCATCAGACGATCAGCCCGCCACAGTATATCTATGCCCTGCCGTATGAATGGTATGATAGGTACAGGGTGAGAAGATATGGATTCCACGGGACCTCGCTCCTATATGTGGCCAAGCGTGCGGCGGTGTTGTTGGGGAGAGATCCGTTCGACGTGAACGTGATCTCGCTGCACGTAGGAAATGGAGTCAGCGCCAATGCTGTCAAAAACGGACTCTCGTTTGACACCAGCATGGGATTCACACCCCTTGAGGGACTGGTGATGGGTACCAGGGCGGGGGATCATGACGCCGCTATAGATCTGTTCATCATGGAGAAGGAGAACCTCTCGCCTAAGGAGATGAACGATATCCTCAACAGGAAAAGCGGCATTCTGGGCGTAACGGGGAGATATACGGATCGGCGCGACGTGCAGAAGGCGATGAAGGAGGGAGATGAGAGGGCGACCCTCGCCTTTGAGATCGAATGTTACAGGCTGCGGAAATACATAGGGGCGTATTATGCAGCCCTGGGACATGTGGATGCCGTCGTCTGGACGGCCGGTGTCGGCGAGATGTCGCCTGAGATGAGGGGAAGAACGATGGAGGGTTTGGAGGAGCTGGGGATAAAGATAGATCCCGAGAGAAACGAGCTGGCCAAATCAAGAAACGCCGAGTTCACCATCTCCGCCGATGACTCCAAGGTGAAGGTCTTCGTCATTCCCACCGATGAGGAGATCGTCTTCGTGGAGGACGTCGTGGCGCTGCTGGAAGGAAGATATGACGTACACACTAATTTCAGATATTCGTTCCAGGAGCCGGATTACAGAAATCAAATGCGTGACGAGGCCTTCGCCGGAGAGCTTAAGGAAACCCCCCAGATGGCCAGAGCACTGGCATTGCCTTTCCCCGATAACCTCCTCCCCGATGAGGCGAGGCCTTATGCATGGTGGATCCTCTAGGGGATATAAAAAGCGGGAGATGGGAAATCGCTCTGCGATCCCATCTCCCGTCCGGAGGGCAACCACCTGGTTTATCTCATCACGACCAGGTGCCTTACTGCTCTTTGCGAGCCGACCTGCACGGCATAGTAATAGACGCCGCTTGCGACCGGCTCGCCGAACTCGTTCCTGCCGTCCCAGTGAGCCGCTTTGGCTTTGTCGACATAGCTGCCGGCATCCTTGTAGCCGAGATCAAGCTTCCTGACTAGTCTGCCGTTAAGGTCGTATATCGTGATAATCACCCTGCCGGATCTGCCCAGCTCAAACGGTATCCAGGTCTCCGGA includes:
- a CDS encoding Gfo/Idh/MocA family oxidoreductase, producing MEKVRIGVIGAGGIFKGAHMPAYKELSDVTQVVWVCDRDEEAARRGAESLGARWTTRLEDVLEDDGIEAVDICTPKHREIIEAAASASKHILCEKPLEFTLEDCDACIEAAKRAGVILMVAENYLFDPVILEIERALNEGKLGELRRLRLFQGWKGAPASSWRRRRAMAGGGCLMDDGVHLIALARYFMGEPTEVQALVKRFGAPEGVDVENHAVVILDFSDGGIAVIEAGLDIQPGLFRFEFHGDRGSAFYEALYGRHELRIFSDVPYSPSVPSRFPSLESYRNEIAHFAECVLRSETPRYTGESSRREVELVLTAYRLSSSSGYLAGYDRNEVERQG
- a CDS encoding metallophosphoesterase; translated protein: MTKGEFYFAQLTDIHVGEGLNPKEAAWNLRWALEELEMLSPKPELILATGDLVCAGKASELREFAELVKDSSIPILALPTNHDLWGEPDESAWTEIIGPLRQSTEVKGLRFLIWNDIQRQPEGGWKAELREEQREWFEEELEGAEGKPVIVAQHCPPLPVGGDYHDQWRGSNADELLELLSRYNVLAMITGHWHRNGEWNAKGVRVINTGALCGWQWTGIPPHRCFPTRPGYRLFHFDGKRTLRSFWRDGSFWETPAPKVQVSLVHVGEAHTGGPRPQVRPIEVFAKTMLRVTAYARGGKITKVEWSIERSRWRPMRITFEGLWSEWEGSIDPLEERALGEHILIVRAEDMDGNRAYDAIPIRLAERECTPMVPASAQSGREMVFELFYPPE
- a CDS encoding alkaline phosphatase family protein, whose product is MLGRLFGRRRSSDRRVIVIGLDGVPHSFIRRHAQSGELPNMARMLSSGSFFRINSVIPTVSSCAWSSYMTGKNPAGHGIFGFIDRRPNPFSLFIPNARNLRAETIWERLSRQGKRVVVMNVPVTYPPKPVNGILIGGFLGTDVNRIGYPPQINRTLVRMNYVIDVDASKGHTDRKGFMEEIHKTFEKRIKVAKYLMEREKWDFFQLHVMETDRINHFFWEDYERGDPSFAPKFMDLYRKIDDYLGEIWDKFGERENYEMMVLSDHGFCTLKKEVYLNLWLEREGYLSFKSEGSKSLENIAPESKAYSLIPGRIFINLKGREEMGSVEREDYEPLRDEIAKRLIEEFRDPEDGTPIVERVYRREEIYDGPYLEEAADLIAVPKTGYDLKGKVSAEGLIGRGKIVGMHTYDDAFLFVKGEVKLEEEDRWIGGVNKLVYQLIFPSSPSF
- the cysC gene encoding adenylyl-sulfate kinase, producing the protein MSSGSSRWKGFTVWFTGMSGSGKTTLSMALERALRERGIPFVQRLDGDVVRRDLTRDLGFSKEDRNENIRRVSFVASLLSRNGVATLCAFISPYRQARQEARARHKDGRFIEVYLKCPLDILIQRDPKGLYKRALAGEIKNFTGIDDPYEEPENPEITLETDRMSVEECVQVIMRYLDERGLLPGGM
- the sat gene encoding sulfate adenylyltransferase, with protein sequence MIEPHGGKLVNRMLSDQEREEWLARADRLPKISVSYFDLQEIENIATGLFSPLTGFMCREDYESVLDEMRLSDGTVWSIPILLPIEKDAIPRVGRSEYALITDEEGAEYAVIHVQDIFERDKRREAYAVYKTTDDAHPGVARVYRQPEMAIGGEIWLLRRIEHARFNRYRLDPIDTRRIFKSKGWRTVVAFQTRNPIHRAHEYLQKVALEIVDGLFLNPLVGETKSDDIPAEVRMRCYETVLELYYPKDRYVMAVFPVNMRYAGPREAIFHAICRKNYGCTHIIIGRDHAGVGNYYSPYEAQEIFDQFDPNEIGIVPLKFEHAFYCRRCGGMATGKTCPHPSTDHIFLSGTKVREMLRRGIYPPPEFTRPEVAEILMKAMKESEG
- a CDS encoding alkaline phosphatase family protein — translated: MGKLVVIGLDCADPKLIFQEMIDDLPNIRSLIRESTYGRMKSIIPPITVPAWMCMMTGKDPGELGIYGFRNRKDYSYDSLSFANSRMVKYPKVWDRLGMKGLTSILLGIPLTYPPKPIRGCLISGFLAPDTESDYTYPKGLKEEIRSWVGGYMLDVPDFRTDDKDRVIRDIYSMTDKRFEVAKRLITGRKWDFFMMVEMGLDRIYHGFWAYHDSGHPKHDPNSPYRDVIREYTAYLDRKIGEILNLIPDETRVIIISDHGVQRMSGGISINEWFIRNGYLTLKEYPKEPIRMGDLIRKGMVDWSKTIAWGEGGYYGRVFLNVKGREPEGIVPQEEYEKVRDEIKSAIEGITDEFGTPLGTVVYKPQEIYRTVRNIPPDLIVYFGGLKWRSLGTVGSGKIHHHENDTGPDDANHAQYGMWLMTGGKGKEREIDILEVHDLIMSVVN
- a CDS encoding CopG family transcriptional regulator, which encodes MSDKRKVEISAELYEAIEKRLEEYGFSTVDEYIEFVLQELLYEDESDAPVFDEDEEEKIRKRLRDLGYIDG
- a CDS encoding acetate kinase, whose translation is MKILTLNCGSSSVKYMLYDWQKRWILAKGIVERVTVGGSFCVHEKYGEDRITVEHECPDHSIAIELILKLLLGGYRGYERYGVIGRAEEIDAVGHRVVHGGERFAKSVIIDEKVLETFRELFDLAPLHNPPNVLGIEAAMKILPDVPHMAVMDTAWHQTISPPQYIYALPYEWYDRYRVRRYGFHGTSLLYVAKRAAVLLGRDPFDVNVISLHVGNGVSANAVKNGLSFDTSMGFTPLEGLVMGTRAGDHDAAIDLFIMEKENLSPKEMNDILNRKSGILGVTGRYTDRRDVQKAMKEGDERATLAFEIECYRLRKYIGAYYAALGHVDAVVWTAGVGEMSPEMRGRTMEGLEELGIKIDPERNELAKSRNAEFTISADDSKVKVFVIPTDEEIVFVEDVVALLEGRYDVHTNFRYSFQEPDYRNQMRDEAFAGELKETPQMARALALPFPDNLLPDEARPYAWWIL